The DNA window TTGAAAGCTCAACCAGTTTACGTGTGTATGAACGTTTAGGACCTTCAAAAAGCTGATCTGTTCTTCCACTCTCAACGATAAGTCCTTGCTTCATTACAATCGTATGGTGGCAAAGGGATTTAACAACATTAAGGTCATGACTTATAAACAAGTAGGTTAAAGCGTATTTCTGCTGAAGAGATTTCAGAAGATCAAGCACCTGAAGTTGAACCGTTCGATCAAGTGATGATGTGGGTTCATCGAGTAGAATGAATTCAGGTTTAAGTACCAAAGCTCTTGCTATTGCGATCCTTTGACGCTGCCCGCCTGAAAACTCATTGGGGTATCTGTGGCGAGTTTCAGGGTCTAAATCAACATCTTCCATTGCCTCACAAATCATTTTATCGACGGTTAATTCATCAAAGTCATGATGAACGTATAGTCCTTCACCTATCACTTGTGCAACAGACATTCTAGGATTAAGCGCGGAAAATGGGTCTTGAAAAACCACCTGCATTTTACTGCGGTAAGGTAACATCTCCTTCCGGTTCAACCCCTGTAACTCATGTCGTTCATAACAGATGGAGCCTTCAGAGTTCACTAAACGCAAAATAGCCATACCAGTAGTAGATTTACCAGACCCACTTTCACCTACTATGCCCATTGAATGACCTCGTTTCAGGTCAAAGTCCATATCTGTCACCGCTTTAATATGAGAGACCACTCTTTTAAATAGACCCCCAGTTACAGGAAACCAAACCTTTAATTTGTCTACTTTGATAAGACTCTCTGAATCTTCCGCGACTTCGACGGGCAGTCCTCGAGGATCCGAGTGAATCAGTGTTTGTGTGTAAGGGTGCTTAGGCGCGGAAAATAGCGAATAACAATCAGCCTGTTCAACTATCTGCCCATCTTGCATTACCGCAACTTTGTCTGCAATTCGGCGAACTATGCTCAGGTCATGGGTAATAAACAGCATCGCCATTCCAAGTTCTTTTTGCAAATCTCTCAATAATTCCAATATTTGCGCTTGCACAGACACATCAAGCGCAGTGGTTGGTTCATCAGCAATTAATAGCTCTGGTTTGTTTATCAAGGCCATTGCTATCATGACTCTTTGTCTTTCCCCACCAGATAATTCATGAGGATAAGCATTAATCTTCACTTCAGGATAACGGATATCCACTTTTTGTAGCCATTCAACGGCTAATTTTTCTGCTTGAGTCTGACGAACACCACTATGTATCGCCAGTGTCTCTACCAACTGTCTCCCCACTTTATGCAAAGGGTTAAGAGATACCATCGGCTCCTGGAAAATCATCCCTATACGATTACCGCGGATCCCTCTCAGTTCCCGTTCAGAGCAGTTCAGTATCTCAATATCATCAAAGTTGATAGTGCCTTCAAGATAATGAGAAGAGCCTTTGGGAAGAAGCTTAAGTATTGAATTGGCCGTCACTGATTTTCCAGATCCGCTTTCACCAACTAACGCAAGGGTTTCCCCTTTAGAAATAGTAAAAGACACTTTATTTGTGACTTTATTTATCTCGTTGCCAACACCAAATCCTACCGACAAATTGTTCAACGTGAGTATGTCTTTCGCCATGACTATCTACCTTGATGATGAGGGTCAAAGGCATCTCGCACTGCTTCACCGATAAAAACCAGTAAGGTGAGCATGATTGACAATACCAAGAAAGCAGAGAAACCAAGCCAAGGGGCTTGTAAGTTGGCTTTGCCCTGAGCCAATAACTCTCCTAAAGATGGCGAACCAACAGGCAAACCAAAACCAAGAAAATCGAGAGATGTGAGTGTTGTGACCGACCCTGAGAGGATAAATGGCATCATTGTTAGAGAAGCTACCATCGCATTTGGCAACATGTGCCTTCTCATAATTCGACTATCGCTGACGCCCATTGACAGTGCTGCTTTTACATAATCAAAATTTCGACAACGTAAAAACTCAGCCCTCACAACACCAACTAGACTCATCCAGCTAAATAGCACCATAATGCCCAATAACCACCAGAAATTAGGTTCAACAAAACTGGATAAGATGATAAGTAAAAACAAAGTTGGCATCCCAGACCATACTTCGATGAAACGTTGACCGAATAAGTCTAACCAGCCACCATAATACCCCTGAGTCGCACCAACAATAACGCCAATGACACTTGATACTAAAGTAAGAATAAGCCCGAATAGTACTGATATGCGAAAGCCATAAATAACACGCGCCAGTACATCACGACCTTTATCATCGGTACCAAGCCAATTAACGTTATCCGGTGCAGAAGGAACTGAGCCAGCAATATCGTAATTGATCGTACTATAGCTAAAACGAATCAGGGGCCATACCATATAACCTTTGTTTTCTATCAGCCCCGCAACATAGGGATCGGTATAATCGGCTTCGGTCTCAAACTCACCTCCAAATATAGTTTCAGAATATTGGGTTACAATAGGGAAGTACCAAACGCCGTCATAGTCTACTAATATAGGCTTATCATTGGCAATTAGCTCCGCAAACAGACTGAGTGTGAACAAAACCATAAAGATACACAGCGACCAGAAGCCACGCTTATTCGCTTTAAACCTTTGCCAGCGAGCTTGATTTAACGGATTAGCCGTTTTGCTGTTTTGCATTTAACGGGCCTCGAAGTCTATTCTGGGGTCGACCCAAGTGTATGTTAAGTCTGATATAATGCTCAAAATCAAACCCAGTAATGTCATAATGTAGAGAGAACTAAAGACCACCGGATAGTCTCGCTGAATGGTTGATTCAAAGCCAAGTAAACCTATACCTTCAAGCGAAAACATAACTTCAATCAACATTGAACCTGTGAAGAAAATACTGATAAACGCTGCGGGAAAACCAGCGATAATGATCAGCATAGCGTTACGAAAAACATGCTTGTAAAGAATGCTGCTTTCATCCAAGCCTTTGGCTCTTGCTGTCACAACGTATTGTTTGTTGATTTCATCCAAAAATGAATTTTTAGTCAACATACTTAACGTAGCGAATCCACCTATCACCATAGCCAGTATCGGCAAGGTCAAGTGCCAAAAGTAATCAATAATTTGCTCATACCAAAGCATTTGATCAAAGTTGCTTGAAACAAGGCCACGTAGTGGGAACCAGCTAAAATAATTACCACTAGCAAATAATATAATCAGTATGATGGCAAACAAAAACCCCGGAATTGCATAACCCACTATAACCACTGCACTCGACCAAATATCGAATCTTGAACCGTGATGTATCGCTTTCATTACACCTAATGGTATTGAGATGAAATAAATAATCAATGTACTCCACAACCCAAGGGAAATAGATACAGGAAGGCGCTCAACGATTAAGTCGATGACATTACCACCCTTGAAGAGACTATCTCCAAAATTAAAGGTGGCGTAATCTTTTAACATAGTGAAGTAACGCTCTAGAATCGGCTTGTCAAAACCAAACTGCTTTTTGATTTCCTCGACGACTTCTGGGTCTAACCCTCTTGAACCCTTGTAACCACTTGGACTAGTATCGCTACCAATATCCAGAGAAACTTCGCTGCCACCACCAGAGAAACGCTCCATTATCCCTGAGTCAAATCCTTCAAGTTGAGCAATAGCCTGTTCAACAGGACCACCTGGAGCGATCTGGATAATAAAAAAATTAATCGTGATTATCGCCCACAAAGTGGGTATCACTAACAGTAATCGGCGAAAAATATACGCGGTCATGCTTAACCCTCTTTTTTAACGACGCTTTTCCGGCAATTTCGCAGCTTTCTCTTTAGATATCCACCAAGTATCAATGCCTAGGTCGTACTTAGGCAAAGTGGCCGGGCGATCAAACTTATCCCACATAGCCACTCTGTACTTACTTACATACCATTGTGGAATAATGTAAAAATTCCACTGTAGGACTCGATCTAATGCACGACCTAATGTAAGCAAAGCATCCGGATCTTGCTGCTTTTGAGCAATTTCCATTGTCAAGCTATCCACAACAGGATCCATCACCCCTGCAAAATTATAACTTGAGTCAATATAGTTAGAGTTCCATATAATCATCAGATTTGGGCTCGGGTATGGGTTAGCCGAATACCCTCTGGAAATCATGTCAAAGTCTCTGTCTCTTAATCGCTTTGTGTATTGCGTAGTGTCAATAGTACGAATTTTCATCTCAATACCCATTCGCTTCATGTTCTTTTGAACGGGTATCGCAATTCGTTCATCAGTCGGGCTGTAAATCATTAACTCGAAACGAAACGGTTCACCGGTCTTAGTGTTAGTAAGAACTTTATCTTTTAGCTCCCAGCCGGCCTCTTTCAATAGTTTGAAAGCGACTCTCATCTGAGCTCGAATTCGTCCAGAGCCATCTGTCTTAGGCGGTTCAAATTCTTGTGTTAGTGCCCGTGGAGGGATTTGATTTTTAAACCGCTCTAAGACTTTACGCTCTTGCTCACTGGGTAACCCCTTTGCCTCGTAATCTGTATTTTGAAAATAGCTGCGAGTTCTAGAGTATTGACCATAGAACATGTTCTTGTTCATCCACTCGAAGTCCATTGCATAACTAAGAGCTTCTCGCACTAGCGGATCTTTAAATATTTCCCTTTGAGTATTAAAAACAAACCCAGCCGTACCTTCGGGCTTTTGATGGGGAATTTCCTCTTTAGTAATAAAACCTTTATCAAAGTTTTTTCCTGTGTAGGAGTTAGCCCAGTACTTTGCCGATGTCTCAAGACGAAAATCAAACTCACCCGCTTTAAATGCTTCTAGCATGACAGTATCATCTCGATAATAATCGTACTGAATCTGCTTAAAGTTGTGTCGCCCAATATTGACAGGAAGATCCTTCGCCCAATAATCTTCCACTAATCCATAAGTGACACTCTGCCCAATTTTATAATCGATGATTTTATAGGCTGAGCTGCCCACTGGCGGCGTGGATATGGGCTCTGAAAAAGACTTATCTTTCCAAAAATGTTCTGGCAGTACTGGGGTAGATTGGGCAAAACTAAAAAGTTTCTCCCTGTTTGGCGTTGCCATTTCTATCCGAACTATTTGTTTATTCTTTGCCTTAACAGACTTGATATCTTTATAGTAAGCTCGATACTGAGGGACTCCCTCTTTCATAAATTTATCAAAAGTAAAAGCGACATCGTCGGCGGTAATCGGTTCTCCATCATGAAAACGGGCTTTGGGGTTAATGTCTAGCTCAAGCCAAGTGTAATCATCTGAATATCGGACTCTTTGAGCGATTAGGGGATAATAAGCATCGATTTCATCACTGGGAGAGTACATCAAGGAATCATAGAGTTCGCCTGTTGCGGCAGCAGCAACACCTCTTGATGCATAGCGATTGAAGTTATCGTAAGTTCCTACCTGGCCGTAGGTAACCTTGCCATATTTAGGCGCATTAGGATTAACATAATCAAAATGAGTAAAGCCATCAGGGTACTTAGCTTTACCGAATCCTACTAAGTTGGTTGATTCAATGACTTTAGCTTGTGCGATAGAGCTTACGCTAACAAGTAGAGCTCCTAAGAAAATGCGGCGTATTGGCATCATAGACAGTATTCTTCCCAACATTAAGTATACTATTATTAATTCAGTTACTTAGATAAGTATAGGCACTTATACAACAGCCGGAGAAATGTTCGCAACAAAAATGTGCCGCAACGCCAACTATAAATCATGTCAAAAAAAACATGCGTACTACATCATTTCCTTGGCAATGAGGTGTAAAAGGTAGGTTTCACGCTCAATGCTCATACCTTTTTTAGGGCTGCTAGTCATGGTTTTTTCGTTATGCGCAATCGCCTCATGAATATTGACCCACTAGGAAGGTTTTCCAAACTCAAGGTCTACCTTGCAGGTATAACAATAGGAATGCATGTGAATAACATCAGCTTCTGGCTTGTACCATGGTCAAAATTCTTCATAAATACCAAAAGGCTTGATGCTATGAATATTTCGAGCACCGGTTTCTTCTGTTAACTCTCTCACCAAACCCGCAATGATGTCTTCTCCATCATCAATTCCACCACCGGGAATGGAGTAATCATGATAACGCTGTGTATATAACAGTAGAATTTCCTCTCCATTAACCACTATGGCTCGCGCCGCTTTCCTTTGAATGATAACTTTGTGATCCAAGTGGTTAATATCGGGATGTATAGATGTTTTTAAGTGTCTCATCAATAAATTAAGCTAGGTTCGAACTAAGTCGATTCTACCACATCAGCTTAGGGCCTCAATCTAAGCAAGCTTAAAGCGATGAATCATAGAGATTAAATTATCAGACACACGATCAAGTTCTGTACTGGCACTTGCCATCTGAGCCGATTCTGCTGATACAGAAGATGCCATATCATTCAGGCTTACCATATTTCGGTTCATCTCATTAACAGTAAGTGTCTGTTCTTCAGCGGCAGTAGCGATGTGTTGGTTCATTTCCTCTATGGTGTGAACTTCTTGATTAATCTTGCTAATTGCCACTCCTGCTTGACTCGACAACTCAGAAGCATTGGTTGCTTTCTCTGTCCCATGATCCATCACTTTGACAACATTCTCGGCGCCCAATTGAAGCTTCTCTACAATGTTCTGAATTTCAAGCGTTGATTCGTGTGTTCTTAGCGACAAACTTCTCACTTCATCTGCGACTACAGCAAAACCACGACCTTGTTCCCCTGCCCTCGCAGCTTCAATGGCTGCATTAAGAGCCAATAGATTGGTTTGCTCAGCGACACCACGAATCACTTCTAAAACCGTATCAACATTGCGAGCATCGGACGCCAACTGCTGTACAACTTGACTGGCAGACTGTATTTCACCAGCAAGTTCATTAGCACCACCAACATTTTTATTGATGATCTCATGACTATGATTCGCCTCTTTTGCTGCCATACGACTTGCATCATTGGCTTCTACTGTTCGCGCCGCTACTTCCTCAACGGTTGCCAGCATTTCAGTCATTGCGCTCGCTAATGTTTCAACATCGCTTTGCTGCTGATTAAGACTGTGATCAATATGTAGTGCCGATCTAGATAGCTGACCTGCAGCACTAGATACTTCACTACCCGCATCACTGATATTGAGCATAATATTCTGAACCGATTCAACAAATTGGTTGAAGTAACGAGCCAAATCTACCAGTTCTCGACTGCCTTCTTCTTCTAAACGCTGAGTTAAGTCACCTTCACCTTTAGATAAATTTTTCATTGCATCTACAGTACGATTGAGTGGTGTAGTAATGGTTTTAATAAAGAAACCTATCACCACGGACAATAAAATTAAAATACCTATAGCGTAACTTATTGAGGCTACCTCAGAACTCCGTGTATCCTCTTTTAAAGCGAGCATATTCATTCCAGAGCCAATCATCCAACCCCATGGTTGAAAAATGAGCGCATAGCTTGTTTTGAGATCTGCAGTGGTAGAATCAGGATTTTTCCAGAAGTAATCAACAAAACCACCGCCATTTTGAGCAAGCGTATACAGGTCCTGAACAAAGTAGCGTCCTGTGCTATCTTGAAGCCCGATGATGTTCTTACCGATTAACGACTCAACGCCAGAAGCAAGTTGTAAACCTTCTCGACTAACGACAAAAACATAGTTGTTGCCGTCAAATCTCATCGCCGATATTGTCTTTAAAGTGCGAGATTGCGCCTCACTTTCTGAAATTAGGCCAGATTTATATTGTTGGTAATTGTGCTTTGCAACACCAGAAGCTGCCTCAACCAGTGTCGATACTCCACGTTCGTAGTTTTCTCGCATGTGTTCACGAGATTTATCAATATTAAGAACTGTGTTAGCCAGCAGCCCAATGGCAAATAGACCTAATATGGACCATGCCCGTGTCGCAATAGACACCTCGGATAGCTTCTGTGTGATCATGTTTATATACCCTAGCCAGAAAATAGATACTTTCAGCGCCTAGCTACAACACCCACCTAAACTAATGATAATTAAGCCAAGAGCTATTTATTTTGTCTCTAATAATTTAGCAGTAAATTATGATGTTGATGGAGAATTTGGTCGGAATTTATACATGTTTAGGTTTAATAATAAAAAAAACACTGCAACTATAAGTATAAACAAGGCTTTTATTTAGATAAGGTTAACCTTTTATCAATAATAATTACTTTAACTTTTGACATTTTCGCGCTTCAATATGACTAGATTTTTCCTCATTGAAAACTTTAGAGGTCCATATGCTAGATGTCGCCCTATTCAGCGCTAAGTCGTATGACGAAATGTCTTTCAACAAAGCCAACAAGCCATTTGGCTTTGAACTGCATTTTCATGATTTTCCACTCACTAAAAAAACCGCAAAAATAGCTCATGGATGTAAAGTCGTTTGTGCTTTTGTTAACGACGACTTGTCTGCTCAAGTCTTAAATGAGTTGTCATTACATGGTGTCGAACTCATCGCAATGCGATGTGCTGGCTTTGATCGAGTCGACTTAGAAACAGCTAAGAACCTCGGTATTCAAGTAGTCAGAGTACCGGCATACTCTCCTGAGTCGGTGGCCGAACACACCGTTGGCTTAATGATGTCCCTTAACCGACGTTTCCACAAAGCATATCAACGTACTCGAGATGCCAATTTTTCACTCGAAGGACTCGTTGGATTCAACTTTCACCAAAAAACGGTTGGGGTTATTGGAACTGGCAAAATAGGCATAGCTACAATGCGCATTCTTAAGGGACTGGGAATGAATATACTCTGTTACGATCCTTTCAAAAACCCATTGGCACTGAAACTAGGCGCGACATATTGCAGTAAAGATGAAGTGTTTGAAAAAAGTGACGTCATCACGCTTCATTGCCCTATGTCGGATGAAAACTACCACCTTTTGAATAAGACAGCTTTCGACAAAATGAAAGATGGCGTGATGATCATTAATACAAGTCGAGGCGGCTTATTAGATGCCGCAGCCGCTATTGAAGCTCTAAAAACGGGCAGAATAGGCGCACTCGGTTTGGATGTGTATGAGAATGAAAAAGACTTGTTTTTTCGTGATAAATCCAACGACATCATTGTTGATGATGTTTTTCGTCGCCTCTCAGCATGTCATAACGTTCTATTTACCGGCCATCAAGCCTTTCTCACCAATGAGGCTCTCGGCAATATTGCAGATACTACTTTAGGCAACATTGATGCTTTTCACCACAAACTTAAATCGGGAAATGAATTGATAGACTGATCTTGTAGTGGGCTTTGTTACTGAAGGCCCACCACAAGCTAACCTATTTATTTTCTTAAAGCGTTTAATTTCGCTTGGGCAATACCAAAGATAGTATCGATTGGGTAGCTACCTTCATCACTAGGCTCTCCAGCCGGTCTACCCATGAACAGTTCAATGGCTTCTGTTACGTGATCAATTGCCCATATATGAAAATCACCACGTTCGACAGCTTTAACAACATCTGGCCTTAGCATCAGATTATGCATGTTCGCCCTAGGAATAATAACCCCCTGATTATCGTTGCGACCTTTAATCCCACATACATCATAAAAGCCTTCTATTTTCTCATTCACCCCTCCAATCGGCTGAGCTTGGCCAAACTGATTCATAGAACCTGTAATAGCGATGCTCTGGCAATTAGGTTGGCGTGAGAACGCAGATACTACCGCACAAAATTCGGCCATACTCGCACTATCGCCATCCACACCACCGTATGATTGCTCGAAAGTAATAGTGGTTTTAAGCGGTACTTTTGCGGTTTTGCCAAACACCGAAGAGAGGTAAGCTGTCAGTATCATAACCCCTTTCGAGTGGATGCTTCCTCCCAAGTCAACGCTGCGTTCGATATCTATCACCTCACCGTCTCCATAGCATGTCGTCGCAGTGATTCGGTTAGGCGCTCCAAACATATATTCACTGGTGCTTAACACCGAAAGAGCGTTGACTTGCCCTACTGAATGGCCGTGTGTCTGAAGTAGCGTGGTTCCATTGATAAAACCCTCCATTACGCTGTCTTTTAAGCGGCTAACTCTAAGCTCCTGATTTGCAAGTGCTTCTTCAACATGACTCGCTCGAATCATATTCGAGTTTGCTTGGCGAGCGACATAATTTGACTCCCTGAGAAGATTAGCGATATTGGCTGAATGTAGAGATAACTTAGTCTGATCCCCAGATAATCGGCAACTATGTTCAATAATTCGCGCAATCGCCTTCCTATCACAATGCAGCATATTGTTATCGTTAACCACACTTGAGATAAAACGAGCATATTGCAATTCAGATTCGGGACTGCGAACCATTTCGTCTTCAAAGTCGGCCGTCACACGGAATAACTCGCTAAACTCTGGATCATAGTGTTGTAAAAGTTGATAAGTACGATAGTCACCAAATAAAATTATTTTCACATCAAGCGGTATAGCTTCGGGATCAAGTGACACCGTACCGGTCAAGGTGACTTCTTTTTCAAGTGACGTAAAGCTTAGTTTTCTCGCTCTCAACGCTCGTTTTAGCCCGTCCCAAACATAAGGCTGCTCCAACACTTTCTGTGCATCCATCATCAACACACCGCCGTTCGCTTTATGTAAGCTACCTGGGCGGATCAGTGAAAAGTCCGTAAATACCGTCCCTTTAAACGTCGCCGTCTCGATATAACCGAATAAACTGTGATAATTCGGGTTTTCTTCAACAACAATCGGAAAGTCATCTGTTTTACGGCTTACAAGAACGTTAACTTTGTAGCGTCTGGGAAGTTTTTTATCTAATGAGGCGGTTGCTACTTCTGCCTGCTCGCCACTCTGCTCAAGAAAAATATCGGCATTATCAACAATATCCTGCTGTAATTCAGTTAAATAGGTTTTAATTGTCGGATAGCCTGAGTAATCTTTCTTCAACTGCTTTATAGAGTGGGTAATAACATCAAGAGTCACATCATCATTAAGTTTTTTTATTTTCTCACTGTAGGCTTCTTCCCACTCTGTAAGCTGGCGAACCATATCCCGCAACTTAATTTCAAGTTCATCGATGGTAGATCCAAAATACTCTTGTTCCTTTTTTGTTAGCTCCTCAAAAGACTCTTCGGTATGCATTTCATCCCCATCCATAGCAACGAATTGATAGTCACCTTGGGTGGTTATGGTTAAGCTAATTCCTTTGGCTTTCGCTTCTTTAGTGATGGCAGCTAATTCAGCTTCTTGTTTTTGAGCTAACTGATTTTTTAGTTTGTCAGCACGACTGTAATAGAGCTCATTATCGAAAGCTAAAGGCATGGCATTGACTAGCTTAGACATTAGCTTCTCAATGTCTTGCTTAAGTTGGCTACCAATACCTCTCGGTAATGCAAGTACTTTAGGCGTTCGAGTATCTTCAAAGTTCGCAACGTAGCACCAATCATAAAGCGCTTTTACATCATGTTGGTGACGGTTTAAATAGCGCAAAATCATGGTACGCTTACCCAAGCCGTTTTGGCCAATAGCATAGATGTTGTAGCCCTTTTCTTTAATGGACATCGCAAACTCTACCGCTTTCTGCGCGCGTTCTTGGCCAACAATTTCATCAATAGGAGCCAGCTCTTTCGTCGACTTGCATGGCAGCATTTCTAGCTGCGCAGCGTGATACAGCTGACTTGATTCAAGCCTTTGAATTGCCATCTCTATTTTTCCTTATCGTTATATTTTCGCTCTATAAGTTCCAAGTGTAGGCCAGTTTTATTTATATTTTAGTGACTTAGGTACGATCAGAGTTTAAGTGGTCAAATATCAACCAACAAGTTGCCGCACACAACTAAATGATAATTATTTGCAATAGGTAATGAATT is part of the Vibrio aquimaris genome and encodes:
- a CDS encoding ABC transporter ATP-binding protein, which produces MAKDILTLNNLSVGFGVGNEINKVTNKVSFTISKGETLALVGESGSGKSVTANSILKLLPKGSSHYLEGTINFDDIEILNCSERELRGIRGNRIGMIFQEPMVSLNPLHKVGRQLVETLAIHSGVRQTQAEKLAVEWLQKVDIRYPEVKINAYPHELSGGERQRVMIAMALINKPELLIADEPTTALDVSVQAQILELLRDLQKELGMAMLFITHDLSIVRRIADKVAVMQDGQIVEQADCYSLFSAPKHPYTQTLIHSDPRGLPVEVAEDSESLIKVDKLKVWFPVTGGLFKRVVSHIKAVTDMDFDLKRGHSMGIVGESGSGKSTTGMAILRLVNSEGSICYERHELQGLNRKEMLPYRSKMQVVFQDPFSALNPRMSVAQVIGEGLYVHHDFDELTVDKMICEAMEDVDLDPETRHRYPNEFSGGQRQRIAIARALVLKPEFILLDEPTSSLDRTVQLQVLDLLKSLQQKYALTYLFISHDLNVVKSLCHHTIVMKQGLIVESGRTDQLFEGPKRSYTRKLVELSSF
- a CDS encoding ABC transporter permease codes for the protein MQNSKTANPLNQARWQRFKANKRGFWSLCIFMVLFTLSLFAELIANDKPILVDYDGVWYFPIVTQYSETIFGGEFETEADYTDPYVAGLIENKGYMVWPLIRFSYSTINYDIAGSVPSAPDNVNWLGTDDKGRDVLARVIYGFRISVLFGLILTLVSSVIGVIVGATQGYYGGWLDLFGQRFIEVWSGMPTLFLLIILSSFVEPNFWWLLGIMVLFSWMSLVGVVRAEFLRCRNFDYVKAALSMGVSDSRIMRRHMLPNAMVASLTMMPFILSGSVTTLTSLDFLGFGLPVGSPSLGELLAQGKANLQAPWLGFSAFLVLSIMLTLLVFIGEAVRDAFDPHHQGR
- a CDS encoding microcin C ABC transporter permease YejB, with translation MTAYIFRRLLLVIPTLWAIITINFFIIQIAPGGPVEQAIAQLEGFDSGIMERFSGGGSEVSLDIGSDTSPSGYKGSRGLDPEVVEEIKKQFGFDKPILERYFTMLKDYATFNFGDSLFKGGNVIDLIVERLPVSISLGLWSTLIIYFISIPLGVMKAIHHGSRFDIWSSAVVIVGYAIPGFLFAIILIILFASGNYFSWFPLRGLVSSNFDQMLWYEQIIDYFWHLTLPILAMVIGGFATLSMLTKNSFLDEINKQYVVTARAKGLDESSILYKHVFRNAMLIIIAGFPAAFISIFFTGSMLIEVMFSLEGIGLLGFESTIQRDYPVVFSSLYIMTLLGLILSIISDLTYTWVDPRIDFEAR
- a CDS encoding extracellular solute-binding protein; its protein translation is MMPIRRIFLGALLVSVSSIAQAKVIESTNLVGFGKAKYPDGFTHFDYVNPNAPKYGKVTYGQVGTYDNFNRYASRGVAAAATGELYDSLMYSPSDEIDAYYPLIAQRVRYSDDYTWLELDINPKARFHDGEPITADDVAFTFDKFMKEGVPQYRAYYKDIKSVKAKNKQIVRIEMATPNREKLFSFAQSTPVLPEHFWKDKSFSEPISTPPVGSSAYKIIDYKIGQSVTYGLVEDYWAKDLPVNIGRHNFKQIQYDYYRDDTVMLEAFKAGEFDFRLETSAKYWANSYTGKNFDKGFITKEEIPHQKPEGTAGFVFNTQREIFKDPLVREALSYAMDFEWMNKNMFYGQYSRTRSYFQNTDYEAKGLPSEQERKVLERFKNQIPPRALTQEFEPPKTDGSGRIRAQMRVAFKLLKEAGWELKDKVLTNTKTGEPFRFELMIYSPTDERIAIPVQKNMKRMGIEMKIRTIDTTQYTKRLRDRDFDMISRGYSANPYPSPNLMIIWNSNYIDSSYNFAGVMDPVVDSLTMEIAQKQQDPDALLTLGRALDRVLQWNFYIIPQWYVSKYRVAMWDKFDRPATLPKYDLGIDTWWISKEKAAKLPEKRR
- a CDS encoding methyl-accepting chemotaxis protein, which encodes MITQKLSEVSIATRAWSILGLFAIGLLANTVLNIDKSREHMRENYERGVSTLVEAASGVAKHNYQQYKSGLISESEAQSRTLKTISAMRFDGNNYVFVVSREGLQLASGVESLIGKNIIGLQDSTGRYFVQDLYTLAQNGGGFVDYFWKNPDSTTADLKTSYALIFQPWGWMIGSGMNMLALKEDTRSSEVASISYAIGILILLSVVIGFFIKTITTPLNRTVDAMKNLSKGEGDLTQRLEEEGSRELVDLARYFNQFVESVQNIMLNISDAGSEVSSAAGQLSRSALHIDHSLNQQQSDVETLASAMTEMLATVEEVAARTVEANDASRMAAKEANHSHEIINKNVGGANELAGEIQSASQVVQQLASDARNVDTVLEVIRGVAEQTNLLALNAAIEAARAGEQGRGFAVVADEVRSLSLRTHESTLEIQNIVEKLQLGAENVVKVMDHGTEKATNASELSSQAGVAISKINQEVHTIEEMNQHIATAAEEQTLTVNEMNRNMVSLNDMASSVSAESAQMASASTELDRVSDNLISMIHRFKLA
- a CDS encoding 2-hydroxyacid dehydrogenase, producing the protein MLDVALFSAKSYDEMSFNKANKPFGFELHFHDFPLTKKTAKIAHGCKVVCAFVNDDLSAQVLNELSLHGVELIAMRCAGFDRVDLETAKNLGIQVVRVPAYSPESVAEHTVGLMMSLNRRFHKAYQRTRDANFSLEGLVGFNFHQKTVGVIGTGKIGIATMRILKGLGMNILCYDPFKNPLALKLGATYCSKDEVFEKSDVITLHCPMSDENYHLLNKTAFDKMKDGVMIINTSRGGLLDAAAAIEALKTGRIGALGLDVYENEKDLFFRDKSNDIIVDDVFRRLSACHNVLFTGHQAFLTNEALGNIADTTLGNIDAFHHKLKSGNELID
- a CDS encoding Lon protease family protein; this encodes MAIQRLESSQLYHAAQLEMLPCKSTKELAPIDEIVGQERAQKAVEFAMSIKEKGYNIYAIGQNGLGKRTMILRYLNRHQHDVKALYDWCYVANFEDTRTPKVLALPRGIGSQLKQDIEKLMSKLVNAMPLAFDNELYYSRADKLKNQLAQKQEAELAAITKEAKAKGISLTITTQGDYQFVAMDGDEMHTEESFEELTKKEQEYFGSTIDELEIKLRDMVRQLTEWEEAYSEKIKKLNDDVTLDVITHSIKQLKKDYSGYPTIKTYLTELQQDIVDNADIFLEQSGEQAEVATASLDKKLPRRYKVNVLVSRKTDDFPIVVEENPNYHSLFGYIETATFKGTVFTDFSLIRPGSLHKANGGVLMMDAQKVLEQPYVWDGLKRALRARKLSFTSLEKEVTLTGTVSLDPEAIPLDVKIILFGDYRTYQLLQHYDPEFSELFRVTADFEDEMVRSPESELQYARFISSVVNDNNMLHCDRKAIARIIEHSCRLSGDQTKLSLHSANIANLLRESNYVARQANSNMIRASHVEEALANQELRVSRLKDSVMEGFINGTTLLQTHGHSVGQVNALSVLSTSEYMFGAPNRITATTCYGDGEVIDIERSVDLGGSIHSKGVMILTAYLSSVFGKTAKVPLKTTITFEQSYGGVDGDSASMAEFCAVVSAFSRQPNCQSIAITGSMNQFGQAQPIGGVNEKIEGFYDVCGIKGRNDNQGVIIPRANMHNLMLRPDVVKAVERGDFHIWAIDHVTEAIELFMGRPAGEPSDEGSYPIDTIFGIAQAKLNALRK